A portion of the Haemophilus influenzae genome contains these proteins:
- the recG gene encoding ATP-dependent DNA helicase RecG, which yields MSLELLDAVPLTSLSGVGAAISNKLAKIGIHNLQDLLFHLPIRYEDRTRITPIANLRPEQYFTIEGIVQTCEVTFGRRPILSVSLSDGTSKIMLRFFNFNAGMRNSFQVGVRVKAFGEVKRGRHMPEIHHPEYQIVRDNAPIVLEETLTPIYSTTEGLKQNSLRKLTDQALALLDKVKIAEILPNEFNPHQYSLKEALRLLHRPPPDISLEMLEQGKHPAQQRLIFEELLAHNLAMQKVRLGTQQFSALPLHYQTDLKQRFLATLPFQPTNAQKRVVLDIEQDLIKDYPMMRLVQGDVGSGKTLVAALAALTAIDNGKQVALMAPTEILAEQHANNFRRWFEPFGIEVGWLAGKVKGKSRQAELEKIKTGAVQMVVGTHALFQEEVEFSDLALVIIDEQHRFGVHQRLMLREKGEKAGFYPHQLIMTATPIPRTLAMTVYADLDTSIIDELPPGRTPITTVVVSEERRAEIVMRVKNACVNEKRQAYWVCTLIDESEVLEAQAAEAIWEDLTKALPMLNIGLVHGRMKPQEKQDVMMRFKNAELDLLVATTVIEVGVDVPNASLMIIENAERLGLSQLHQLRGRVGRGSTASFCVLMYKPPLGKVSQKRLQVLRDSQDGFVISEKDLEIRGPGEVLGTKQTGIAELRVANLMRDRKMIPTVQFYAKSLIQKYPDLAESLIRRWLNNKEIYSNA from the coding sequence ATGAGCCTTGAACTTCTCGATGCCGTGCCTTTGACCAGCCTTTCTGGTGTGGGGGCTGCCATTTCTAATAAACTGGCTAAAATCGGCATTCATAACCTGCAGGATTTACTCTTTCATTTACCTATTCGCTATGAAGATCGTACGCGAATTACGCCAATCGCTAATCTTCGCCCTGAACAATATTTTACTATAGAGGGAATTGTACAAACCTGTGAAGTCACTTTTGGCCGTCGCCCGATTTTATCGGTCAGTTTGTCAGACGGCACATCGAAAATTATGTTACGTTTTTTCAATTTTAATGCGGGAATGCGTAATAGTTTTCAAGTTGGCGTGCGAGTAAAGGCTTTTGGCGAAGTGAAACGTGGGCGTCACATGCCAGAAATTCATCATCCAGAATATCAAATTGTGCGAGATAATGCGCCCATAGTATTGGAAGAAACCTTAACGCCGATTTATTCCACAACGGAAGGGCTAAAACAAAATTCATTACGAAAATTAACGGATCAGGCTTTGGCATTACTCGACAAAGTTAAGATTGCAGAAATTTTGCCTAATGAATTTAATCCACATCAATATAGCTTAAAAGAGGCATTGCGATTATTGCATCGTCCACCGCCAGATATTTCATTAGAAATGTTAGAGCAAGGTAAGCATCCTGCACAACAACGATTAATTTTTGAAGAGCTTCTGGCACATAATTTAGCTATGCAAAAAGTGCGGTTAGGAACGCAACAATTTTCTGCCTTACCGCTACATTATCAAACAGATTTGAAACAGCGATTTTTAGCCACCTTGCCATTTCAACCAACTAATGCGCAAAAGCGAGTGGTGTTGGATATTGAACAAGATCTTATCAAAGATTATCCGATGATGCGCTTAGTGCAAGGCGATGTGGGCTCGGGAAAAACATTGGTTGCCGCATTGGCTGCTTTAACTGCAATTGATAACGGCAAACAAGTCGCCTTAATGGCACCAACAGAAATTCTTGCAGAACAGCATGCGAATAATTTCCGACGTTGGTTTGAGCCTTTCGGCATTGAAGTTGGCTGGTTGGCAGGTAAAGTAAAAGGAAAATCAAGACAAGCAGAGCTTGAAAAAATCAAAACTGGTGCGGTGCAAATGGTGGTGGGGACGCATGCTTTATTCCAAGAAGAAGTCGAGTTTTCCGACTTAGCATTGGTGATTATTGATGAACAACACCGTTTTGGGGTGCATCAACGATTAATGTTGCGTGAAAAAGGCGAAAAAGCAGGATTTTATCCCCATCAGTTAATTATGACGGCAACACCGATTCCGAGAACGTTGGCAATGACCGTCTATGCAGATTTGGATACATCAATTATTGATGAATTGCCTCCAGGTCGTACGCCGATAACAACCGTAGTGGTTTCTGAAGAACGTCGCGCTGAAATTGTGATGCGTGTAAAAAACGCTTGTGTTAATGAAAAACGCCAAGCCTATTGGGTGTGTACGTTAATTGATGAATCAGAGGTTTTAGAAGCTCAAGCAGCTGAAGCGATTTGGGAAGATTTAACGAAAGCGTTACCGATGTTAAATATTGGTTTAGTGCACGGGCGCATGAAACCCCAAGAAAAACAAGATGTCATGATGCGTTTTAAAAATGCAGAATTGGATTTATTGGTGGCGACGACAGTCATCGAAGTGGGAGTTGATGTTCCGAATGCTAGTTTGATGATTATCGAAAATGCAGAGCGTTTAGGTTTATCGCAGCTTCATCAGTTACGAGGGCGCGTCGGTCGAGGCAGCACGGCTTCTTTTTGTGTACTAATGTATAAACCTCCGCTCGGCAAAGTTTCGCAAAAACGTTTGCAAGTGCTAAGAGATAGCCAAGATGGGTTTGTTATTTCTGAAAAAGACTTAGAAATTCGCGGACCAGGTGAAGTGCTGGGAACTAAACAAACGGGCATTGCTGAATTGCGAGTAGCAAATTTAATGCGAGATAGAAAAATGATACCAACGGTGCAATTTTATGCGAAATCACTTATCCAAAAATACCCAGATCTAGCAGAAAGTCTGATTCGTCGTTGGTTAAATAATAAAGAGATTTACTCGAACGCTTAA
- a CDS encoding LysR family transcriptional regulator, with amino-acid sequence MKPTFLEFRHLKTLLALKETGSVSLAAKRVYLTQSALSHQIKLIEEQFGLPLFERKSNPLRFTSAGERLIRLANEVIPKVIDAERDLARVKHGDAGQLRIAVECHTCFDWLMPAMDEFRQHWGLVELDIVSGFHTDPVGLLLSHRADWAIVSEVEHNDDVIFKPLFSYEMVGICSKNHSLAEKDIWEAEDFIDETWVTYPVPDDMLDLWRKVLKPKGINPTRRTTELTIAMIQLVASKRGIATVPYWAALPYLEKGYVVARKITKSGLYSNLYAAIRKEDESLSYLEDFYQTVKSQSFSTLPGLSVLNL; translated from the coding sequence ATGAAACCAACCTTTCTAGAATTTAGACATCTTAAAACTTTATTGGCTTTAAAAGAGACAGGCAGCGTTTCTCTAGCTGCAAAGCGCGTATATCTAACCCAATCAGCACTTTCTCACCAAATTAAATTAATAGAAGAACAATTTGGCTTGCCTTTATTTGAGCGTAAAAGTAATCCACTTCGTTTTACTTCAGCGGGAGAGCGTTTAATTCGTCTTGCGAATGAAGTAATACCGAAAGTGATTGATGCTGAACGTGATCTTGCACGGGTAAAACACGGCGATGCAGGACAGTTACGTATAGCGGTGGAATGCCATACTTGTTTTGATTGGTTAATGCCAGCGATGGATGAATTCCGTCAGCATTGGGGGCTAGTAGAACTGGATATTGTATCTGGCTTTCATACGGATCCCGTTGGCTTATTACTTTCCCATCGAGCAGATTGGGCGATAGTATCAGAAGTAGAGCATAATGATGATGTTATTTTTAAACCGCTCTTTTCTTATGAAATGGTTGGAATTTGCTCAAAAAATCATTCTTTAGCAGAAAAAGATATTTGGGAAGCAGAAGATTTTATTGATGAAACTTGGGTAACTTACCCCGTACCTGACGATATGTTAGATCTATGGCGTAAAGTGCTTAAACCAAAAGGCATTAATCCTACTCGCCGTACAACAGAACTTACTATTGCAATGATTCAACTTGTTGCGAGCAAACGCGGCATTGCCACAGTGCCTTATTGGGCTGCTTTGCCTTATTTGGAAAAAGGTTATGTTGTGGCAAGAAAAATCACAAAAAGTGGCTTATACAGCAACTTATATGCCGCGATTCGCAAAGAAGACGAATCCCTTTCTTATTTAGAAGATTTTTATCAAACAGTCAAATCTCAAAGTTTCTCAACTTTACCGGGACTTTCTGTTTTAAATTTATAG
- the murI gene encoding glutamate racemase, translating to MDKKEKRPTVLFFDSGVGGFSVYREAKKLLPNWHYLYCFDNAGFPYSEREEESIIHRTLAACQLINQRYPLDAIVIACNTASTVVLPPLRAAFDIPIVGTVPAIKPASEMTKTKHIGLLATKGTVKRHYIDELIDKFAQDCIVERLGTTKLVEIAEQKIRGHSVDLISLKDELSPWAGMADLDTLVLGCTHFPLIKDEIQLCLPQVKYFMDPSAAIAKRIKYLLDDKNLQAQNEKYNQMFCTAHFPEESQFKKALHLWGFESLEVIKID from the coding sequence ATGGATAAAAAAGAAAAACGCCCAACTGTACTTTTTTTTGATTCTGGAGTGGGTGGGTTTAGCGTATATCGTGAAGCTAAAAAACTATTACCAAATTGGCATTATCTCTATTGTTTTGATAATGCTGGTTTCCCTTATTCAGAACGCGAAGAAGAAAGTATTATTCACCGCACTTTAGCGGCGTGTCAGCTTATTAATCAACGTTATCCATTAGATGCAATCGTGATAGCTTGCAATACAGCGAGTACAGTTGTGCTTCCGCCTTTGCGAGCTGCTTTTGATATTCCTATCGTTGGGACTGTACCCGCTATTAAACCAGCATCAGAAATGACAAAGACAAAACATATTGGTTTATTAGCTACAAAGGGTACAGTAAAGCGTCATTATATCGATGAGTTGATTGATAAATTTGCGCAAGATTGTATTGTTGAGAGACTGGGAACGACAAAATTAGTCGAAATTGCGGAGCAAAAAATTCGTGGTCATTCCGTTGATCTAATTAGCTTAAAAGATGAATTATCTCCGTGGGCAGGCATGGCAGATTTGGATACATTAGTTTTAGGTTGTACTCATTTTCCTCTCATCAAAGATGAAATTCAGTTGTGCTTGCCACAAGTTAAATATTTTATGGATCCGAGCGCAGCAATTGCTAAACGGATCAAATATTTACTTGATGATAAAAATCTACAAGCGCAAAATGAAAAATATAATCAAATGTTTTGCACCGCACATTTTCCCGAAGAATCTCAATTTAAAAAAGCTTTACATCTATGGGGATTTGAATCTTTGGAAGTAATCAAAATAGATTAA
- the prfC gene encoding peptide chain release factor 3, producing MAYPQEVNKRRTFAIISHPDAGKTTITEKVLLYGNAIQTAGSVKGKGSAAHAKSDWMEMEKQRGISITTSVMQFPYNDCLVNLLDTPGHEDFSEDTYRTLTAVDSCLMVIDSAKGVEERTIKLMEVTRLRDTPIITFMNKLDRDIRDPMELLDEVENVLKIRCAPITWPIGCGKLFKGVYHLAKDETYLYQSGQGSTIQEVRVVKGLNSPELDAAVGDDLAQQLRDELELVQGASNEFEQDAFIKGELTPVFFGTALGNFGVDHFLDGLTQWAPKPQSRQADTRTVESAEEKFSGFVFKIQANMDPKHRDRVAFMRVVSGKYEKGMKLKHVRIGKDVVISDALTFMAGDRAHAEEAYAGDIIGLHNHGTIQIGDTFTQGEMLKFTGIPNFAPELFRRIRLKDPLKQKQLLKGLVQLSEEGAVQVFRPLLNNDLIVGAVGVLQFDVVVSRLKTEYNVEAIYENVNVATARWVECADGKKFEEFKRKNEQNLALDGGDNLTYIAPTMVNLNLAQERYPDVAFYKTREH from the coding sequence ATGGCTTATCCTCAAGAAGTGAATAAACGTCGCACTTTTGCGATTATTTCCCACCCTGATGCGGGTAAAACAACGATTACTGAAAAAGTACTTTTATACGGCAATGCAATTCAAACCGCTGGCTCGGTCAAGGGCAAAGGCTCGGCGGCTCACGCAAAATCTGACTGGATGGAAATGGAAAAACAACGTGGAATTTCGATTACCACTTCTGTGATGCAATTTCCTTATAATGATTGTTTAGTGAATTTGCTCGATACCCCCGGACACGAAGATTTCTCTGAAGATACTTACCGCACTTTAACCGCTGTGGATAGCTGTTTGATGGTTATTGACTCTGCCAAAGGGGTGGAGGAACGTACGATTAAGTTGATGGAAGTCACACGTTTACGTGATACGCCAATTATCACGTTTATGAATAAACTCGACCGTGATATTCGTGATCCGATGGAATTGTTGGACGAGGTGGAAAATGTGTTGAAAATTCGTTGTGCGCCAATTACTTGGCCAATTGGCTGTGGGAAATTGTTTAAGGGTGTTTATCATCTTGCAAAAGATGAAACCTATCTTTATCAATCTGGTCAAGGCTCAACTATTCAAGAAGTTCGTGTTGTTAAAGGTTTAAATAGCCCTGAATTAGATGCCGCGGTTGGCGATGATTTAGCACAACAGCTTCGTGACGAATTGGAATTGGTGCAAGGCGCAAGTAATGAATTTGAGCAAGATGCCTTTATTAAAGGGGAACTTACACCAGTATTTTTCGGGACGGCATTAGGCAATTTTGGAGTGGATCATTTTCTTGATGGCTTAACGCAATGGGCTCCGAAGCCGCAATCTCGTCAAGCGGATACAAGAACGGTGGAAAGTGCGGAAGAAAAATTCAGTGGTTTTGTGTTTAAAATTCAAGCCAATATGGATCCGAAACACCGTGACAGAGTGGCGTTTATGCGTGTTGTTTCGGGCAAATACGAAAAAGGAATGAAACTTAAACACGTCCGTATTGGAAAAGATGTGGTTATTTCTGATGCGCTGACTTTTATGGCGGGCGATCGCGCTCACGCTGAAGAAGCTTACGCAGGCGATATTATTGGTTTGCATAATCACGGTACCATTCAAATTGGCGATACTTTCACGCAAGGCGAAATGCTGAAATTTACAGGCATTCCAAACTTTGCGCCAGAGTTATTCCGTCGCATTCGTTTGAAAGATCCTCTTAAACAAAAACAACTGTTAAAAGGCTTGGTGCAACTTTCTGAAGAAGGTGCAGTGCAAGTGTTTCGTCCATTATTAAACAACGATTTAATTGTGGGTGCTGTGGGTGTGTTGCAGTTTGATGTGGTGGTTTCTCGTCTAAAAACTGAATATAACGTGGAAGCAATTTATGAAAATGTGAACGTTGCCACAGCTCGTTGGGTGGAATGTGCCGATGGGAAAAAATTTGAAGAATTTAAACGTAAAAACGAGCAAAATCTAGCCTTAGATGGCGGCGATAATTTAACCTATATTGCACCAACAATGGTAAATCTAAATTTAGCCCAAGAACGTTATCCCGATGTGGCGTTTTATAAAACGCGGGAGCATTAA
- the spoT gene encoding bifunctional GTP diphosphokinase/guanosine-3',5'-bis pyrophosphate 3'-pyrophosphohydrolase — translation MELFADLDRIIQGYLPADKIELIKRAFVIARDAHEGQFRSSGEPYITHPVAVASIIAQLHLDHEAVMAALLHDVIEDTPYTENQLKDEFGASVAEIVGGVSKLDKLKFRTRQEAQVENFRKMILAMTRDIRVVLIKLADRTHNMRTLGSLRPDKRRRIAKETLEIYCPLAHRLGIEHIKNELEDLSFQATHPHRYEVLKKLVDVARSNRQDLIERISQEIKVRLENAGIFARVWGREKHLYEIYQKMRIKDQEFHSIMDIYAFRVIVKNVDDCYRVLGQMHNLYKPRPGRVKDYIAVPKANGYQSLQTSMIGPKGVPVEVHIHTEDMEQVAEMGITAHWVYKENGKNDSTTAQIRAQRWLQSLVEIQQSVGNSFEFIENVKSEFFPKEIYVFTPKGRIVELPMGATAVDFAYAVHSDVGNTCVGVTVEHKPYPLSQALESGQTVNIITDPNAHPEVAWLNFVVTARAKTRIRHYLKQRCEEDAVKLGEVELNVALQPHNLGDFSIQKISTVLDALALSSLDELLREIGLGNQSASMIAHQFVGVPLESANTKNLEFESKILTIAPMQVGKTQFAQCCHPILGDPIVGCCTEKNTVVVHHQHCASLKNACRQSLAKWDNVQSAVNFEAELQVEILNEQNALLSLMTAISASEGSLQNIWTEELENNLLLVILQVCVKDIKHLANIVHRIKGITGVVNVKRNINEL, via the coding sequence TTGGAACTGTTTGCGGATTTAGATCGAATTATTCAAGGGTATTTGCCCGCAGATAAAATTGAACTCATCAAGCGTGCGTTTGTGATTGCAAGAGATGCGCACGAAGGACAATTTCGCTCCAGCGGCGAACCTTACATTACCCATCCTGTGGCGGTAGCCTCCATTATTGCTCAACTTCACTTAGATCACGAAGCGGTAATGGCTGCGCTTTTGCACGATGTTATTGAAGATACACCTTATACGGAAAACCAACTGAAAGACGAGTTCGGTGCCAGTGTGGCTGAAATTGTGGGCGGTGTATCAAAACTCGATAAGTTGAAATTTCGTACTCGCCAAGAAGCACAAGTCGAGAATTTTCGCAAAATGATTTTGGCGATGACGCGTGATATTCGCGTTGTGTTAATCAAGCTTGCTGACCGCACGCATAATATGCGCACGCTTGGTTCGTTACGACCAGATAAACGCCGCCGTATTGCGAAAGAAACGCTTGAAATCTATTGTCCGCTTGCTCATCGTTTAGGTATTGAGCATATCAAAAATGAATTAGAAGACTTATCTTTTCAAGCAACGCATCCACATCGTTATGAGGTGTTAAAAAAACTCGTTGATGTGGCGCGGAGTAATCGACAAGATTTAATCGAACGTATTTCACAAGAGATTAAAGTGCGGTTAGAAAACGCAGGCATTTTTGCCCGAGTGTGGGGACGTGAAAAACATCTTTACGAGATCTATCAAAAAATGCGCATAAAGGATCAAGAATTCCACTCTATTATGGATATTTATGCGTTCCGTGTGATTGTAAAGAATGTTGATGATTGTTATCGCGTTTTGGGGCAAATGCATAATCTTTATAAGCCACGCCCTGGTCGAGTTAAGGATTATATCGCCGTACCTAAAGCAAATGGCTATCAATCTTTGCAAACTTCAATGATTGGGCCGAAAGGTGTTCCCGTAGAAGTTCATATCCATACTGAGGATATGGAACAAGTCGCAGAAATGGGCATTACTGCGCATTGGGTTTATAAAGAAAATGGTAAAAACGATAGTACAACCGCACAAATCCGCGCACAACGCTGGTTGCAAAGTTTGGTCGAAATTCAACAAAGTGTAGGTAATTCGTTTGAGTTTATTGAGAATGTAAAATCAGAGTTTTTCCCGAAAGAAATTTATGTTTTTACGCCAAAAGGTCGAATTGTTGAATTACCAATGGGCGCAACAGCAGTAGATTTCGCTTATGCTGTGCATTCAGATGTGGGGAATACTTGTGTTGGCGTGACTGTTGAGCATAAACCTTATCCACTTTCACAAGCCCTTGAGTCTGGTCAAACGGTCAATATCATCACCGATCCAAATGCGCATCCTGAAGTCGCATGGTTAAATTTTGTGGTAACGGCTCGTGCGAAAACACGGATTCGCCATTATCTCAAACAGCGTTGTGAAGAGGATGCGGTGAAATTAGGCGAAGTTGAGCTTAATGTAGCATTACAGCCTCATAATTTAGGTGATTTTTCTATTCAAAAAATTAGCACTGTATTAGATGCTTTAGCCCTTTCTTCTTTAGATGAATTATTACGAGAAATTGGTTTAGGTAATCAGTCAGCCTCCATGATTGCGCATCAATTTGTGGGCGTGCCGTTAGAATCTGCTAATACTAAGAATCTCGAATTTGAATCAAAAATACTCACTATTGCACCAATGCAAGTGGGTAAAACACAATTTGCGCAATGTTGCCATCCAATCCTAGGTGATCCTATTGTGGGATGTTGTACAGAAAAAAATACAGTTGTGGTACACCATCAACATTGTGCAAGTTTGAAAAATGCTTGTCGTCAATCGTTGGCTAAATGGGATAACGTTCAAAGTGCGGTGAATTTTGAGGCTGAATTACAAGTAGAAATATTGAATGAGCAGAATGCCTTGCTTAGTTTAATGACCGCAATTTCAGCTAGCGAAGGCAGTCTCCAAAATATTTGGACGGAAGAATTAGAGAACAATTTATTGCTTGTGATTTTGCAAGTTTGTGTAAAAGATATCAAACACCTTGCCAATATCGTTCATCGTATTAAAGGCATCACTGGCGTCGTTAATGTCAAACGCAATATTAATGAGCTATGA
- a CDS encoding YgjV family protein — protein MEFNFIEFLGYMATFFVAASFLFKSIVHLRIVNSIGAILFVIYSVIIIAYPVALLNAFLVVVNIYQLWRLKQEKVSK, from the coding sequence ATGGAATTTAATTTTATTGAGTTTTTAGGTTATATGGCGACTTTTTTTGTTGCTGCATCTTTCTTATTTAAATCTATTGTGCATTTACGCATTGTAAATAGTATCGGCGCTATTTTATTTGTTATTTACAGCGTAATTATCATAGCGTATCCTGTTGCATTATTAAATGCGTTTTTAGTTGTGGTAAATATTTATCAACTTTGGCGATTAAAACAAGAAAAAGTCTCTAAATAA
- the azlC gene encoding azaleucine resistance protein AzlC, which translates to MNLSQQNQQPNPITEAAKAAFPYSVPMIAGFLFLGIAYGIYMKALGFGFLYPTLMALLIYAGSVEFIAAGALIAPFSPISVLLITLMISARQIFYGISMLEKYGIHIGKKRWYLITTLVDESFSLNYMAKIPPHLDKGWYMFFVSLYLHIYWVLGAAMGNLFGTVLPFNLKGVEFSMTALFLVIFAENWLKEKSHESSLLGLGIALVFLFIIGKEYFLIPTLISIWLILTMRIAKLETK; encoded by the coding sequence ATGAATTTATCTCAACAAAATCAACAGCCTAACCCAATTACTGAAGCGGCTAAGGCTGCTTTTCCCTACAGCGTACCAATGATTGCAGGATTTTTATTTCTTGGCATAGCATACGGTATTTATATGAAAGCACTTGGTTTCGGATTTTTATATCCCACTTTAATGGCTTTACTTATTTATGCGGGTTCTGTTGAATTTATTGCGGCAGGCGCACTTATCGCACCTTTCTCTCCAATCAGCGTATTATTAATTACCTTAATGATTAGTGCCAGACAAATTTTTTATGGCATATCAATGTTAGAAAAATATGGCATACATATAGGAAAAAAACGCTGGTATTTAATCACAACACTCGTAGATGAATCTTTTTCCTTAAATTATATGGCAAAAATCCCACCGCACTTAGATAAAGGATGGTATATGTTTTTTGTGAGCTTATATTTACATATTTATTGGGTACTTGGTGCAGCAATGGGGAATTTATTTGGTACTGTTTTACCTTTTAATTTAAAAGGTGTGGAATTTTCAATGACAGCACTATTCTTAGTTATTTTTGCCGAAAATTGGTTAAAAGAAAAATCCCACGAAAGCTCTCTATTAGGTTTAGGCATCGCATTAGTTTTTTTATTTATTATAGGAAAAGAATATTTTTTAATTCCAACATTAATTAGCATTTGGTTAATTTTAACTATGCGAATAGCTAAATTAGAAACAAAATGA
- the lldD gene encoding FMN-dependent L-lactate dehydrogenase LldD, with the protein MIISSASDYREAARRRVPPFMFHYADGGSYAEQTLARNVSDLENIALRQRVLKDMSELDTSIELFGEKLSMPTILAPVGACGMYARRGEVQAAQAADNKGVPFTLSTVSICPIEEVAPAIKRPMWFQLYVLKDRGFMKNALERAKAAGCSTLVFTVDMPTPGARYRDMHSGMSGPYKEIRRVLQGFTHPFWAYDVGIKGKPHTLGNVSTYMGRQIGLDDYIGWLTENFDPSISWKDLEWIREFWEGPMVIKGILDPEDAKDAVRFGADGIVVSNHGGRQLDGVLSSARALPPIADAVKGDIKIIADSGIRNGLDIVRMLALGADATMLGRAFVYALGAAGRQGVENMLDIFKKEMRVAMTLTSNRTIADIKPEALVDLSKL; encoded by the coding sequence ATGATTATTTCATCAGCTAGCGATTATCGTGAAGCGGCGCGCCGCCGTGTTCCTCCCTTTATGTTCCACTATGCCGATGGCGGTTCTTATGCCGAGCAAACACTTGCGCGTAATGTGAGTGATTTGGAAAATATTGCTTTAAGACAACGTGTCTTAAAAGATATGTCTGAATTGGATACTAGTATAGAATTATTTGGTGAAAAACTTTCAATGCCAACTATTCTTGCACCAGTTGGGGCGTGCGGAATGTATGCACGTCGTGGAGAAGTACAAGCAGCACAAGCGGCAGATAATAAAGGTGTGCCGTTTACCCTTTCAACAGTATCAATTTGTCCAATTGAAGAAGTCGCCCCTGCGATTAAGCGTCCAATGTGGTTTCAGCTTTATGTGTTAAAAGATCGTGGTTTTATGAAAAACGCGCTTGAGCGTGCGAAAGCAGCGGGCTGTTCTACTTTAGTGTTTACGGTCGATATGCCTACTCCAGGTGCGCGTTATCGTGATATGCACTCAGGTATGAGCGGCCCCTACAAAGAAATTCGTCGTGTATTGCAAGGCTTTACGCACCCATTCTGGGCGTATGATGTGGGTATCAAAGGCAAACCGCACACCTTGGGTAATGTTTCAACTTATATGGGTAGACAAATAGGTTTAGATGACTATATTGGCTGGCTAACAGAAAACTTTGATCCATCAATTTCGTGGAAAGATTTAGAGTGGATCCGTGAGTTTTGGGAAGGCCCAATGGTCATTAAAGGCATTCTCGACCCTGAAGATGCGAAAGATGCGGTGCGTTTCGGTGCTGATGGAATTGTCGTTTCAAATCACGGTGGCCGTCAGTTAGATGGCGTGCTTTCAAGTGCAAGAGCGTTGCCACCGATTGCCGATGCAGTGAAAGGGGATATTAAAATTATTGCCGATTCAGGTATTCGCAATGGTTTAGACATAGTCCGTATGTTGGCATTAGGGGCAGATGCAACAATGTTAGGTCGAGCATTTGTTTATGCTTTAGGGGCAGCAGGTCGTCAAGGTGTTGAAAATATGCTCGACATTTTCAAAAAAGAGATGCGCGTAGCGATGACATTAACCAGCAATCGTACCATTGCCGATATTAAACCAGAGGCTTTGGTTGATCTAAGTAAACTTTAA
- a CDS encoding branched-chain amino acid transporter permease: MTLTEQIITIGICIVAVQFTRLLPFFVFPVNRPIPQYIRYLGKVLPPAMFGMLVVYCYKNIDILTGYHGIPDLLAGIVVLGLHFWKKNMFLSIAVGTLFYMALVQLIFI, from the coding sequence ATGACACTAACAGAACAAATTATTACCATCGGAATTTGTATAGTCGCGGTACAATTTACACGTTTATTACCATTTTTTGTGTTTCCTGTTAATCGCCCCATTCCACAATATATCCGTTATCTCGGAAAAGTTTTACCTCCAGCAATGTTTGGTATGCTTGTCGTTTATTGCTATAAAAATATTGATATTTTAACTGGCTATCACGGCATTCCTGATTTGCTTGCAGGGATAGTCGTGCTTGGCTTACATTTCTGGAAGAAAAATATGTTTCTATCTATTGCCGTAGGCACACTTTTCTATATGGCTCTTGTTCAACTTATTTTTATATAA